A single genomic interval of Planctomycetota bacterium harbors:
- a CDS encoding methyltransferase domain-containing protein, translated as MARMSVMTHDTVCRLVNERVPKGGRVLEVSCGSGWNLDTLRKDGYEVRGTNFSVHDMHADDLPIDLGVDVTKALPYDDASFDALLLCDVIEHIYDHPAALKEIARVLKVGGWLIMPTPNVMRINSRLHYLLTGFLKIKRSFIGFDVPLDQAFAFHNNPPQLPQTIYYMHAVGLRCELEAIEYKPKSILWWLLLAPLIYPCTWYKLHKGEKFLKGTDAAETIFRLQTSFKALCGEALVIMGQKFDMTPSGEMKTKLPEWHAKIETE; from the coding sequence ATGGCGCGCATGAGCGTGATGACGCATGACACGGTTTGCCGGCTCGTCAACGAGCGCGTGCCCAAGGGCGGGCGCGTGCTGGAAGTGAGCTGCGGGTCCGGCTGGAATCTCGACACGCTCCGCAAAGACGGCTACGAAGTCCGAGGCACGAATTTCTCCGTGCATGACATGCACGCGGACGATCTGCCCATCGATCTGGGCGTCGATGTCACCAAGGCCCTGCCGTATGACGACGCGTCGTTCGACGCGCTGCTGCTCTGCGATGTGATCGAGCACATCTACGACCATCCCGCGGCGCTCAAGGAAATCGCCCGCGTGCTCAAGGTCGGCGGCTGGCTCATCATGCCCACGCCCAACGTCATGCGCATCAACTCGCGCCTGCACTACCTGCTGACGGGCTTTTTGAAAATCAAGCGGTCGTTCATCGGCTTCGACGTCCCGCTCGATCAGGCCTTCGCTTTTCACAATAATCCTCCGCAGCTTCCGCAGACGATCTACTACATGCATGCCGTCGGGTTGCGGTGCGAGCTGGAGGCGATCGAGTACAAGCCCAAGTCGATTCTGTGGTGGCTGCTGCTGGCGCCGCTGATTTATCCGTGCACGTGGTACAAGCTGCACAAAGGCGAGAAGTTCCTCAAAGGCACCGACGCGGCCGAGACGATCTTCCGTTTGCAGACATCCTTCAAAGCGCTGTGCGGCGAAGCGCTGGTCATCATGGGTCAGAAATTCGACATGACACCGAGCGGCGAAATGAAGACGAAACTGCCCGAATGGCACGCGAAGATTGAGACGGAATAG